A window of Salifodinibacter halophilus contains these coding sequences:
- a CDS encoding phosphoribosylaminoimidazolesuccinocarboxamide synthase, which yields KYEVGKSQDSYDKQFLRDWLTSNGVAGKDGVAMPEDIVTETKSKYVEAYENLTGDKWQE from the coding sequence CTAAATACGAAGTTGGTAAATCTCAAGACTCTTACGATAAACAATTTTTGAGAGATTGGTTAACTTCTAATGGTGTTGCTGGTAAAGATGGTGTTGCTATGCCTGAAGACATTGTCACTGAAACCAAGAGCAAATACGTTGAAGCTTACGAAAATTTAACTGGTGAC